From Peromyscus eremicus unplaced genomic scaffold, PerEre_H2_v1 PerEre#2#unplaced_3585, whole genome shotgun sequence, one genomic window encodes:
- the Rnf43 gene encoding E3 ubiquitin-protein ligase RNF43, with protein sequence MAGERGASAVLFDITEDRSAAEQLRQPLGLTWPVVLIWGNDAEKLMEFVYKNRKAHVRIELKEPPAWPDYDVWILLTVVGTIFVIILASVLRIRCRPHHSRPDPLRQQTAWAVSQLATRRYQASCPDSGSSCSSAPMCAICLEEFSEGQELRVISCHHEFHRTCVDPWLHQHRTCPLCMFNIVEGDSFPQALGASPSYQEPGRRLHLIRQHPGHAHYHLPSAYLLGPSGNSVARPPRPRPFLPSQEPSMGSRHQRLPRAAHLRTPAEQQHLAVSQHPYARGWGLSRLRCNPQHPTACPGALRRPRPHDSSGSGESYCTERSGYLADGPASDSSSGPCHGSSSDSVVNCTDISLQGIHGSSSTFRSSLSSDFDPLVYCSPEGDLRGKGMQQPSVTSRPRSLDSVVPTGETRVSSHVHYHHHRHHHHYKKRFQWHGRKPGPETGVPQSRPTASQTQLQLEPSFSDQKSTTPNPAASSMLPNTQRPRSLTELAPGLPEAASPSPSPNSNPNSLLNLQKSSLPVRHPQRKRRGGPSEPLPTSRPQDLTVHPACQVFPHYSPSLASRWPPEAHPLIFRPPGQDRRLLHEAPGPCYSSSQPVWLYLPPRQPLGPCSPGEGHSEWSSDMPEGRPCLYPHCQVLPAQPGSEEEEEELEELCEQAV encoded by the exons ATGGCTGGCGAGAGAGGAGCTAGTGCGGTACTCTTCGACATCACCGAGGACCGATCAGCTGCCGAGCAG TTGAGGCAGCCCCTGGGGCTGACTTGGCCAGTGGTGCTGATCTGGGGTAATGATGCCGAGAAGCTGATGGAGTTTGTGTACAAGAATCGGAAGGCCCATGTGAGGATTGAGCTGAAGGAGCCCCCAGCCTGG CCAGATTATGACGTGTGGATCCTCCTGACTGTGGTGGGTACCATCTTCGTTATCATCTTGGCTTCAGTGCTTCGCATCCGATGTCGGCCCCACCACAGCAGACCG gatCCTCTTCGGCAACAGACGGCCTGGGCCGTCAGCCAGCTGGCCACCAGGAGGTACCAAGCCAGCTGTCCAgactcagggagtagctgcagctCGGCCCCTATGTGTGCCATCTGCCTGGAGGAGTTCTCAGAGGGCCAG GAGCTCCGGGTCATCTCCTGCCACCATGAGTTCCATCGCACCTGTGTGGACCCCTGGCTACACCAGCATCGGACTTGCCCCCTCTGCATGTTCAACATCGTAG AGGGAGATTCATTTCCCCAGGCCCTGGGAGCCTCTCCATCTTACCAGGAACCAGGCAGGAGACTCCACCTCATTCGCCAGCATCCTGGCCATGCCCACTATCACCTCCCCTCTGCCTACCTGTTGGGCCCTTCCGGGAATTCAGTGGCCCGGCCCCCAAGACCTAGACCCTTCCTACCCTCCCAGGAGCCGAGCATGGGCTCCCGGCATCAGCGTCTCCCCAGGGCTGCACATCTCCGGACACCAGCAGAACAGCAGCACCTGGCAGTTTCTCAGCACCCCTATGCACGGGGCTGGGGGCTGAGCCGCCTCCGATGCAACCCTCAGCACCCCACGGCTTGCCCAGGGGCCTTACGCCGGCCCAGGCCTCACGACAGTAGTGGGTCTGGAGAAAGCTACTGTACAGAACGCAGCGGCTACCTGGCAGATGGGCCAGCCAGTGACTCCAGCTCAGGGCCCTGTCATGGCTCTTCCAGTGACTCAGTGGTCAACTGCACCGACATCAGCCTGCAGGGGATCCACGGTAGCAGCTCCACCTTCCGCAGCTCCCTGAGCAGTGACTTTGACCCCTTGGTATACTGCAGCCCTGAAGGGGATCTCAGAGGCAAAGGAATGCAGCAGCCTAGTGTGACCTCCCGACCCCGTTCCCTGGACTCAGTGGTGCCCACAGGGGAGACTCGGGTTTCCAGCCACgtccactatcaccaccaccgccaccaccaccactataaAAAGCGGTTCCAGTGGCATGGCAGGAAGCCGGGCCCAGAAACTGGGGTCCCTCAGTCCAGGCCTACTGCTTCTCAGACTCAGCTCCAGCTGGAGCCATCTTTCTCCGACCAGAAGTCCACCACACCCAACCCAGCAGCTTCTTCAATGCTCCCCAACACACAACGGCCCAGGTCCCTGACAGAGCTAGCTCCTGGCCTACCAGAAGctgccagccccagccccagccccaattCCAACCCCAACAGTCTTTTGAACTTGCAGAAATCCAGCCTCCCTGTCCGACACCCACAAAGAAAACGGCGGGGTGGCCCCTCAGAACCCTTGCCAACCTCTCGGCCCCAGGACTTGACTGTGCACCCAGCTTGCCAGGTTTTCCCCCACTACAGCCCCAGCCTAGCATCCCGTTGGCCTCCAGAGGCTCACCCATTGATCTTCAGGCCTCCGGGCCAGGACAGGAGACTGCTACATGAAGCCCCAGGCCCCTGTTACTCGAGTTCACAGCCAGTGTGGTTGTATCTGCCCCCCCGCCAGCCTCTGGGACCATGCTCTCCTGGAGAGGGGCATTCCGAGTGGAGTTCTGACATGCCAGAGGGCAGACCATGCCTTTATCCACACTGCCAGGTGCTGCCAGCCCAGCCTG gctcggaggaggaggaggaggagcttgaGGAACTGTGTGAACAGGCTGTGTGA